Sequence from the Bombus pyrosoma isolate SC7728 linkage group LG3, ASM1482585v1, whole genome shotgun sequence genome:
GTAGTTTTCGAGAAAGCAACTCATGTTCCCTATACTAAAGTCGATGATCTTGCTTCTGTATGGTGTGAATGGGCAGAAATGGAAATTAGGCATGGGTATGGCATCCTATTGTTTTCTAAGatagtaatttaattgtatCGTCATTCTGTAACTAACGTAATAACTTCGTTCATACAGAAATTATAAAGAAGCGTTAAAACTTATGCATCGTGCTACTGCTATGCCATTCCGTAAGGTAGCTTACCATGACGAGACAGAAACAGTTCAAATGAGATTGTATAAATCTTTAAAAGTTTGGTCTATGTATGCCGATTTAGAAGAAAGTTTTGGGACTTTCAaggtatattttgtaaataactttatttataaaattttaaattcttgtACTTTTTCATTTGCAGACATGCAAAGCTGTGTACGACAAAATTATAGATCTAAAAATCGCAACACCGcaaatcattattaattatggactctttctcgaagaaaatagatattttgaAGAAGCTTTCAgagtatatattaaattacataggAATACtatttaatcttaataatcatcttctataacatttaattattgtttttaggCTTATGAAAAAGGTATTGCACTCTTCAAATGGCCTAACGTTTATGATATATGGAATACGtatcttacaaaatttttaaaacgttatGGTGGAACAAAGTTAGAACGAACGCGAGATTTATTTGAACAGTGTTTAGAATTTTGTCCACCAAAATATGCCAAaggtatttttacataatacatatttaatataattataagtacAACAAAAAATGAtgtcgatattaattttcttatattattgtaGCCTTGTATTTACTGTATGCAAAATTAGAAGAGGAACATGGTTTGGCTAGGCATGCAATGTCTGTATATGAACGAGCAACTAACGCTGTTCTTcctgaagaaaaatttgaggtatgaagcaatattttataaaaatgtaacgaaCATAGATTTAGTAAAAATTCAGTATATGTATACGTCTTACAGATGTtcaacatatatattaaaaaagcaGCAGACATATATGGTGTCCCAAAAACGAGACAGATATATGAAAAAGCTATCGAAGTACTTAATGAAGATAATACGAGAGAAATGTGTTTACGGTTTGCAGAAATGGAGACGAAATTAGGAGAAGTTGACAGAGCTCGGGCAATATATGCGCACTGCAGTCAAATTTGCGATCCAAGGGTATGAAGTATTGTTTGAATCATTTAAagataatgttaaaattaatattacatatatgtatatttttatacctcGTTTAGGTGGCTTCAAATTTCTGGCAAATATGGAAAGAGTTTGAAGTGAGACATGGTAATGAAGATACTATGCGTGAAATGCTTCGAATTAAGCGTAGTGTACAAGCTATGTACAACACTCAAGTGAATATGATGTCTGCacaaatgttaaataatacatCAAACTCACTATCTGATATACCAACAGATGCAATGCGTCTTTTGGATAGTAAAACACAGGGTATAGATCTTGTTATATCACAAAAgaagtaattgaaaaaattaagtatATAGTTTTactaaagtaataaatataatattgcagATAATATTACCACATATAAGGACAGCATTAAATTTGTTCGTGGTGCGATAGAAAAAGATGGTAAAGCAGAATCTCAAGTAAACAATCCGGATGAAATAGATATTGATATTGATGACGTTGATGACACTGAAGCGGATGTAGAGGAAggtaatatagaatatataataataaatcaaaatttttattacatttcatcgcatgtaatgtatttataaattgcttCAGAGAGAGTTTTAATGCcgacatacatattttatattttatgttcttattcgtatctttattttcagaCATACCTGTTGAGAAACAAACTATTCCATCACAAGTATTTGGTAGTTTGAAGACAACTGATGGTGAAGATGATTAAAGAAGatgatgtataaattatattgtcggaaaaaaatgtaaataataaaatttgcaataaaatataagatttgTAATTGGAATACATCATTGATACAGCtaacaaaatattactttcagcgacaaaaattaatttttctatataactCTTTTTCACAGGAATCAAATCAGTATTTTAGAACTATTCATCATGAAATgttcttacaattttttaataatatcatttaaactaatttttagTAAATGATAATTCATGATAGGATCAAAGTCAAGgctaacaaaattaaattatcttttatcgaACATAAaagtgtattatttattatcctaaaaaatattaaataacatatcTTGGTGGATTTATAAAATGGAGATCATTGTAGACTTCAGGCTCATCCATATCAGGATGgttttgtatatattcttTAGCAATACCTCCAAACACTATTAATTCACCACGACCAGCTACGAGTGAATAAAGAATTCTTTCATTAGGACCTGACTGATCACTGTGTTTTAAAGGAATCCACGAAGCACTACATTCATCGCATAAAACATTCGTAATGTCTAACACAAATATGGATAACgtatttcttgttttcttcgcAGATTTTGATTGCGTTCTTCGATTTCTAATACTTTCTTCCATTCTACGAAGAGATTCTAATTGTCGTTGTCGATGACTGTTAATGTCATAACGCACTGGTTCGTTGCGAAAAGCGGTCATACTTAACATATTATCATAACATAAAGTTAAATTCTTCGTAAAATTAGGTAGATGATGTGAAGGACGTGGATTTTGTACAGATATTTCTGAGAAAGATCCATGTCGTCCATTAATGTTTACGTCTCTATCAATATGAGATACACTCCCTTgtctaaaaatgaaatatggtACAATTATGGATATCAGTAACTTTATGATCAGTAtcaacaataaatttatatgatcAAACCTTGCATGTAATggaaatgaattatttgttcTTGATGAAGGTGCTGCTTGGCAAGTCACTTTCTTGAGCGATATGCTCATATCGTTTGGCTTATTCTGACACTTATTTATACTAAGAACAATAACATGATTTCCTacctattaaattaaaaaataattaaacgatacaaAACATCGTGAATTGTatgttaattaacaaaatattaccTTACAAGCCTGGTGGCACCAAATACGTGTTGGAGCCCATTCAGTATTGTGCATGTTTACTTTTTTCCACGTCCATGCTGTACCTTCCATTTTCAATAACCAAGCATCGTTCATAGCAACATTAGGTCCAGTGCAACCTcctaatatttttgatatttagaaatttatattgatacatttaaaaaaaattacaagaaaatctTGCAATCGGAAGGATCTTTAATATCTATAGgattttcagtttatttttgaaaactttACCTAATATAAGGAGATGTTTATCTCCAAGCTCAATCTGAGACTGACCATAACGTGGTTGTGGTTTCAAATTCGAAGTAGCTTGCTTATGCCAACTATAGGAATCCAAATTTAAACACCACACGTCATTGGATCTGTCTCAAAATAGTACTTTGTTgttattaaatcaaattaataattactaaacAGCATgctgtaattttatatattttacctaTATCCATTACATATACCACCAAAAACaatcatacaatttttgtgAATTGATGCAGAATGTGCTGAAGTAGGTGGGGGTGTTTCCAAGGTGTTTATAGCAATCCATTTATTGGATTCTATAGAATACACATGTAATTCATTGAACAACCTTGATTGCTGAAAACATACATAacaatattgaatatttctccaatttaaatatttctactcCGATTAGTGATAACTTTTAACTAATTATACCTGGTGAACAGAATATAGCGCTGGGTGAGACCAGCCaccaaataaaatgaaactctTTTTGTAATACAACATAGTAGCACAAGCTTTTGGAGATGGATAAGTTCCCATTGTAATTAATCTGACCCATTTTCTTGTATCCAAATCTAATCTCCATAAATCATTGAATGTTGTGCACGTAGCAGTACATCCACCAAAAACATACATAGAGTTTTCATATGTACAAGCAGAATGTGAATGTCTCTTTGCAATTGTAGGCATCCAGTGTTTGGATGGCCATGAACTCCAAAGCAATGATCCGTAAGCCAcagatttatgaaaatgtgttttattGTGTTGTATTACATCTGCAACAAAAGtatggattttattaatttttagaaatatatcaaCACTGATGAAAACTTACAGATATATTTATGGTGGcttatgaaagtatttgaacacttaccatagggaaatttttatgtatatgttatacaaatattgagccaatttcaaattttattatgatgAAACATGATCATGGTTATATTAGTAacatttgaaaccaatctgaaaatggatatagaagttacaagacatttgctgcaaacatccatttaataaaaaattagcatATAGCACAAATAACCactttaaacatataatacatGTTAAAGATGGTCCTACTAAATATTTAGGGCTactaatataatgaataattgactgtttaaatactttcaacCTCCACAAAACATATACTTgcattaaatatcttgtagtTTCCatatacattgaaaaatttgtttcaaattttaatataatctgCATACTGTGTccaattacaatattaatagatGTTAATACAATGTCGAAATGTGTCATATAAcacatataatacaatacattcataaaagatttttataagcGTTTCCACACTTTCGTGAACCACTATATAGAGAATAATCgtattttacatacttttgGTGGCACGAAACCATCTTTTGGATACAAGTTTACATTCTTGAAGATTCTTGTATGGTGgaattaaacttaaaatatattctaatacaaCATCTGGCAAATCATCAATATTACACTCCATTTTGCGTTAAATGCTTCTTAAAAATGTTCTACCGACGAACttccttttatattatgtCCAATTTGGGAAATTTCCCAGGCAGATGAAAGTTGTTACTATCTTAAAGATTCGAAAACCATGTTTCCTGTTACTTTTCGCCCATTCTGCAAACGTGAGAGATTCTCATCTGAAAATTAAGGGAATTTTGTATACGACcaattttacaatatcttCATGTCATGGTAGATTATTCTATACATATTATGCATTTTACTTAATCTTTTCATtaagttacaaaattatacaggACAAATTActacaattttcataaataaaaaaataacctAAAACTAAAAAGTATATGTGAAGCTACGATATAATACTAGAGGCGGATCTTTACATGTTGACTATCATAGAGTTGATATTCATTTAACAgtgattaagaaatttttaagtcccgttaatttcatttctttccttctttatcaatttcttttaataattattttccttatGTATTCATATTTGCGTACAAAACGATGTCTTTATAGAAAATCATAACTGGGGAAAAGAATTGTAGTTATAATTCCGATGAACTTTAGATTTTTGTTCGTTACTCTCGATTTCAAGAACGTTGTCTATGGAATAACCGAtttggatttattttaaaaataaatattttttataatatacttaGAGTGATAATGATTAAAgaatgataaagaaaataaacttaTTTTACTTGAGgccttgataaattttaaactttttttgTGAAtctttttaatgaatttttatacacgaaagaattatatttacgtCTCTACAGTGTATCAGGCGCTTTGAATCTATCGACAGTTATCTTTAAtaagaatgatatttatattgattttattgttgGTTATTTGCCAACAAGAAGGAAGAAATGCTGAAATAAATCCATCGGAAACAATAATTTGGGGTCCAGGATTGAGGCCAGATAAAGTAACAATGCGAgcaagatatatttttctacagtTTATCGACCTACAAGGCAAAAAgtatgtttttcatttttattacatatagatacatatatttaaaaaaaatgatattatatattataggaaatatctaaatatgAATTCATCACTAAagtttaattatgttttttaaatatatatatctcttttttttcacttaCTGAAAAATTGCTTTAGTTTAACAGAATCACCtggaaaagatataataactGTATCCATACAAGGGCAAACTTCAACAGGATACATGTG
This genomic interval carries:
- the LOC122565997 gene encoding pre-mRNA-splicing factor syf1 homolog isoform X2; protein product: MLERKDPEGNLYVFNEEDLPYEEEILRNPYSVKHWQRYIDHLKSTKSSNLNIVYERALKELPGSYKLWYNYLRQRVNQLKGRCITDPLYEDVNNAFERALVFMHKMPRIWMDYCTLMTEQCYITRTRQVFDRALRALPITQHHRIWPLYIEFLKKHNVYETAVRVFRRYLKLAPEDTEEYIEYLISIGRLDEAAVKLAQIVNQDDFVSKHDAIIRGGLRRYTDQLGPLWNSLADYYVRSGLFERARDIYEEAIQTVTTVRDFTQVFDAYAQFEELSLSKRMEEAAKNPTEDDDIDLELRLARFEHLMERRLLLLNSVLLRQNPHNVQEWHKRVRLYEGQPHEIINTYTEAVQTVQPQLAVGKLHTLWVEFGKFYEENGQIADARVVFEKATHVPYTKVDDLASVWCEWAEMEIRHGNYKEALKLMHRATAMPFRKVAYHDETETVQMRLYKSLKVWSMYADLEESFGTFKTCKAVYDKIIDLKIATPQIIINYGLFLEENRYFEEAFRAYEKGIALFKWPNVYDIWNTYLTKFLKRYGGTKLERTRDLFEQCLEFCPPKYAKALYLLYAKLEEEHGLARHAMSVYERATNAVLPEEKFEMFNIYIKKAADIYGVPKTRQIYEKAIEVLNEDNTREMCLRFAEMETKLGEVDRARAIYAHCSQICDPRVASNFWQIWKEFEVRHGNEDTMREMLRIKRSVQAMYNTQVNMMSAQMLNNTSNSLSDIPTDAMRLLDSKTQDNITTYKDSIKFVRGAIEKDGKAESQVNNPDEIDIDIDDVDDTEADVEEDIPVEKQTIPSQVFGSLKTTDGEDD
- the LOC122565997 gene encoding pre-mRNA-splicing factor syf1 homolog isoform X1, which codes for MLERKDPEGNLYVFNEEDLPYEEEILRNPYSVKHWQRYIDHLKSTKSSNLNIVYERALKELPGSYKLWYNYLRQRVNQLKGRCITDPLYEDVNNAFERALVFMHKMPRIWMDYCTLMTEQCYITRTRQVFDRALRALPITQHHRIWPLYIEFLKKHNVYETAVRVFRRYLKLAPEDTEEYIEYLISIGRLDEAAVKLAQIVNQDDFVSKHGKSNHQLWNELCDLISKNPSKIKSLNVDAIIRGGLRRYTDQLGPLWNSLADYYVRSGLFERARDIYEEAIQTVTTVRDFTQVFDAYAQFEELSLSKRMEEAAKNPTEDDDIDLELRLARFEHLMERRLLLLNSVLLRQNPHNVQEWHKRVRLYEGQPHEIINTYTEAVQTVQPQLAVGKLHTLWVEFGKFYEENGQIADARVVFEKATHVPYTKVDDLASVWCEWAEMEIRHGNYKEALKLMHRATAMPFRKVAYHDETETVQMRLYKSLKVWSMYADLEESFGTFKTCKAVYDKIIDLKIATPQIIINYGLFLEENRYFEEAFRAYEKGIALFKWPNVYDIWNTYLTKFLKRYGGTKLERTRDLFEQCLEFCPPKYAKALYLLYAKLEEEHGLARHAMSVYERATNAVLPEEKFEMFNIYIKKAADIYGVPKTRQIYEKAIEVLNEDNTREMCLRFAEMETKLGEVDRARAIYAHCSQICDPRVASNFWQIWKEFEVRHGNEDTMREMLRIKRSVQAMYNTQVNMMSAQMLNNTSNSLSDIPTDAMRLLDSKTQDNITTYKDSIKFVRGAIEKDGKAESQVNNPDEIDIDIDDVDDTEADVEEDIPVEKQTIPSQVFGSLKTTDGEDD
- the LOC122566006 gene encoding F-box only protein 42 isoform X1; this encodes MECNIDDLPDVVLEYILSLIPPYKNLQECKLVSKRWFRATKNVIQHNKTHFHKSVAYGSLLWSSWPSKHWMPTIAKRHSHSACTYENSMYVFGGCTATCTTFNDLWRLDLDTRKWVRLITMGTYPSPKACATMLYYKKSFILFGGWSHPALYSVHQQSRLFNELHVYSIESNKWIAINTLETPPPTSAHSASIHKNCMIVFGGICNGYRSNDVWCLNLDSYSWHKQATSNLKPQPRYGQSQIELGDKHLLILGGCTGPNVAMNDAWLLKMEGTAWTWKKVNMHNTEWAPTRIWCHQACKVGNHVIVLSINKCQNKPNDMSISLKKVTCQAAPSSRTNNSFPLHARQGSVSHIDRDVNINGRHGSFSEISVQNPRPSHHLPNFTKNLTLCYDNMLSMTAFRNEPVRYDINSHRQRQLESLRRMEESIRNRRTQSKSAKKTRNTLSIFVLDITNVLCDECSASWIPLKHSDQSGPNERILYSLVAGRGELIVFGGIAKEYIQNHPDMDEPEVYNDLHFINPPRYVI
- the LOC122566006 gene encoding F-box only protein 42 isoform X2, which translates into the protein MPTIAKRHSHSACTYENSMYVFGGCTATCTTFNDLWRLDLDTRKWVRLITMGTYPSPKACATMLYYKKSFILFGGWSHPALYSVHQQSRLFNELHVYSIESNKWIAINTLETPPPTSAHSASIHKNCMIVFGGICNGYRSNDVWCLNLDSYSWHKQATSNLKPQPRYGQSQIELGDKHLLILGGCTGPNVAMNDAWLLKMEGTAWTWKKVNMHNTEWAPTRIWCHQACKVGNHVIVLSINKCQNKPNDMSISLKKVTCQAAPSSRTNNSFPLHARQGSVSHIDRDVNINGRHGSFSEISVQNPRPSHHLPNFTKNLTLCYDNMLSMTAFRNEPVRYDINSHRQRQLESLRRMEESIRNRRTQSKSAKKTRNTLSIFVLDITNVLCDECSASWIPLKHSDQSGPNERILYSLVAGRGELIVFGGIAKEYIQNHPDMDEPEVYNDLHFINPPRYVI